In the Chelonoidis abingdonii isolate Lonesome George chromosome 13, CheloAbing_2.0, whole genome shotgun sequence genome, one interval contains:
- the SRP68 gene encoding LOW QUALITY PROTEIN: signal recognition particle subunit SRP68 (The sequence of the model RefSeq protein was modified relative to this genomic sequence to represent the inferred CDS: inserted 1 base in 1 codon) produces the protein MAAERQVPGGXGGRRGEAAVGAAAAGAGPEENKENEKPAGVKAGSFGDSLGLEILQIIKESQQQHGLRHGDFQRYRGYCSRRLRRLRKTLSFKMGNRHKFTGKKVTEEILSDNRYLLLILMDAERAWSYAMQLKQEANTEPRKRFHLLSRLHKAVKHAEELERLCESNRVDAKTKLEAQAYMAYLTGMLRFEHQEWKAAMEAFNKCKTIYEKLASAFTEEQAVLYNQRVEEISPNIRYCAYNIGDQSAISELMQMRLRSGGTEGLLAEKLESLITQTRAKQAATMSEVEWRGRTVPVKIDKVRIFLLGLADNEAAIAQAEGEETKERLFESLLSECRDAIQAVREELKPDQKQREHSLEVDSGKVSNIQYLHSYLTYIKLSTAIKRNESMAKALQKTLLQEQQSEDDGKRTARPQDLIRLYDIILQNLVELPQLPGLEEDKNFQKEIGLKTLVYKAYRCFFIAQSYVLVKKWSEALVLYDRVLKYASEVQAQAGAYKNSLKELPDVQELITQVNAEKYSLQAAAILDANDTHETESPSQVKDGKLLSERFETFCLDPSLVSKQASLVHFPPGFQPIPCKPLFFDLALNHVAFPPLEDKVEQKAKSGLTGYIKGIFGFRS, from the exons ATGGCGGCGGAGCGGCAGGTTCCCGGCG GCGGCGGGCGCCGGGGGGAGGCGGCGGTGGGAGCAGCGGCGGCGGGGGCCGGCCCGGAGGAGAACAAGGAGAATGAGAAGCCCGCGGGGGTGAAGGCGGGGAGCTTCGGGGACAGCCTGGGCCTGGAGA TTCTTCAGATTATTAAGGAATCCCAACAGCAGCATGGTTTACGGCATGGAGATTTCCAGAGATACAG GGGTTATTGCTCCCGCAGGCTAAGACGACTCCGAAAAACTCTTAGCTTCAAAATGGGAAATAGACACAAGTTCACAGGGAAGAAAGTAACTGAGGAGATTCTCTCTGACAACAG GTACTTGCTGTTGATACTGATGGATGCAGAGAGAGCCTGGAGCTATGCAATGCAGCTTAAGCAGGAAGCCAACACAGAACCCCGCAAGCGATTTCATTTGCTTTCTCGCCTGCACAAAGCCGTGAAGCACGCTGAGGAGCTGGAGCGCCTGTGTGAAAGCAATCGGGTGGATGCCAAGACTAAGCTGGAAGCTCAG GCGTACATGGCTTACCTCACAGGAATGCTGCGCTTTGAACATCAAGAGTGGAAAGCAGCTATGGAGGCATTCAACAAATGCAA GACTATATATGAAAAACTGGCCAGTGCTTTCACAGAGGAACAGGCTGTGCTATATAATCAGCGTGTGGAGGAGATTTCACCCAACATTCGCTATTGTGCCTATAATATTG GTGACCAGTCTGCTATCAGTGAGTTAATGCAGATGAGACTGAGATCTGGTGGCACAGAGGGTCTTCTTGCTGAAAAATTAGAG TCACTGATCACCCAGACTCGAGCAAAGCAGGCAGCTACCATGAGTGAGGTGGAATGGAGGGGAAGAACTGTCCCAGTGAAGATAGACAAAGTGAGGATCTTTTTATTGGGGCTGGCAGATAATGAAGCGGCCATTGCTCAG gcagaaggagaggaaacaaaggaaCGTCTGTTTGAGTCTTTACTCAGCGAGTGTCGAGATGCCATACAGGCTGTTCGGGAAGAGCTGAAACCAGACCAG AAGCAACGAGAACATTCTCTGGAAGTGGATTCTGGGAAAGTGTCCAATATCCAGTACCTTCATAG TTACCTGACGTACATCAAACTGTCAACAGCCATCAAACGCAATGAGAGCATGGCAAAAGCTTTGCAGAAGACACTGCTGCAGGAGCAACAGTCAGAGGATGATGGCAAGCGTACAGCACGGCCTCAGGACCTGATTCGTCTTTATGACATCATCTTGCAG AATCTGGTGGAACTGCCACAACTTCCTGGCCTAGAAGAGGACAAGAACTTCCAGAAGGAGATAGGACTGAAGACGCTAGTGTACAAGGCTTATAG GTGTTTCTTCATTGCCCAGTCCTATGTACTGGTGAAAAAGTGGAGCGAAGCCCTTGTTTTGTATGACAGAGTCCTGAAATATGCCAGTGAAGTCCAAGCCCAGGCTGGTGCTTATAAGAACAGCTTGAAG GAGTTGCCTGATGTCCAGGAGCTGATCACTCAAGTGAATGCAGAGAAATActccctgcaggcagctgctaTATTAG ATGCAAATGACACCCACGAGACGGAGTCTCCATCCCAGGTCAAGGATGGCAAG CTACTCTCTGAACGGTTTGAGACATTCTGCCTGGATCCCTCTCTTGTCAGCAAACAAGCCAGCCTGGTGCATTTCCCTCCTGGGTTCCAGCCAATCCCATGTAAACCCTTGTTCTTTGACCTGGCCCTCAACCATGTTGCTTTCCCACCTCTGGAAGACAAGGTGGAGCAGAAAGCCAAGAGTGGTCTTACAGGATATATCAAGGGCATCTTTGGATTCAGAAGTTAA